A window from Plasmodium cynomolgi strain B DNA, chromosome 7, whole genome shotgun sequence encodes these proteins:
- a CDS encoding hypothetical protein (putative) → MDYNFRAIRIVVSSLYPQCGWMYSLWKEVSEQIKKKAEDLNNSLQEFNSSGNHPLGGSSNEGNTRTQEGGTTQGPPDTSLKNCIQEKFHIINDKYINGKDFPELHYYNEKILSGFNSFKRIVGDIYKDKLSNPSDGLLRSDGLLRSGGLPHSDGPPHSGGGVGRSEGQKFYLSKIVPWKKGDIMISKIYRKKYDEGFPINLPDPNLNSYVYQKILKLNLDRNKILHTNILQNYNFSWNKKKEQSEKIILEDPNLERTKKFLVPFYMSELDFWRSYFFNIDIIYNEIADDIYESKKNFPDGDEPLHFVPLSCGLSSAERQAPTGMTPTAVTAETAATGATAMTAMTAMTATTSTAITPPDAANLWTPPTNGKETTVEGTTGETHLTNKLSFPKLELPGEEEKAPTEWEQHIENSKKGYGKNESKGEEISAEVYDTSNLANFQSLNHSDWLAPLEERTKKSGAPLPRGTDGETPDCNSASQMSCKIDSITPKEDLFLMTKTKINGLNVYMDNDIFVNLRDKSETFGSLLEDTKEYTERAKREECLGGYSNLELVDHSLEVPFERGSNQREDEKVEGSAVSHRRTGDTIDVDVEAEEDKPVEGDQPINDQLDSLTISKCNIKFLDLIEEQNEKAFSPGKQNGGEAGSASCDRVERVAAEEGTPPSDKWNGLGDATVVSVHDGVSEQLGKEKGEGKEEGKEEEEEHDKEEDEQDDGQENEPVDEQDDGQYDKQDDEQDEGGKKEKDEASIHANLNEAETKEELDDCALPEQEVAPTDDPNVAQDVPLVAQEVPLVAQEVPLVSQELPHVEKELPHTHHAGGSKDCKGLLSEEGGEQTSPYGNLKCDPMCVELNKCNTLVEENRKVNEGVELMINITKNSNAVEDSLAGEEKVNAACHGGEEALHSDGVEVKMSRPVNSSKEGTSDQISGLIEGTSDQINGLIEGTSEQINGWTSEWTSEWTNEWANTSMPPTPNHATAKQNDQVDKQNDINVEVKAEGESPRSAEGDTKKSRKECDLNLDELNFSDVLEFDIDSNKFNAEELEQFEKDLLNA, encoded by the exons ATGGACTACAACTTCAG GGCCATACGAATTGTAGTCAGTTCGCTATATCCTCAATGCGGTTGG ATGTACTCCCTATGGAAGGAAGTCAGCgagcagataaaaaaaaaagcggaggATTTAAATAACAGCCTTCAAGAATTTAACTCTAGCGGCAACCATCCTTTAGGGGGGTCCTCCAATGAAGGTAACACGAGAACGCAGGAAGGAGGGACCACACAGGGACCCCCAGACACGAGCCTAAAGAATTGCATACAGGAAAAATTTCACATAATAAACGATAAGTACATCAATGGCAAGGACTTCCCGGAGCTCCACTAttacaatgaaaaaattctcaGTGGGTTTAACAGCTTTAAGCGGATTGTGGGGGACATCTACAAGGACAAGCTGAGCAACCCGAGTGATGGCCTCCTTCGCAGTGATGGCCTTCTTCGCAGTGGTGGCCTCCCTCACAGTGATGGCCCCCCGCACAGTGGTGGCGGCGTTGGCCGCTCGGAGGGGCAAAAGTTCTACCTGTCCAAAATCGTACCCtggaaaaagggagacaTTATGATATCTAaaatttacagaaaaaaatacgacgAGGGATTCCCAATCAATTTGCCTGACCCAAATTTAAACTCCTATGTGtaccaaaaaattttaaaattaaatttagatcgaaataaaattttacatacaaatattttgcagAATTACAACTTCAGTtggaacaagaaaaaggaacagagtgagaaaataattttggagGACCCCAACTTGGAACgaacgaaaaaatttctcGTGCCGTTTTACATGTCTGAGTTGGATTTCTGGAGGTCCTACTTTTTCAACATTGATATTATATACAACGAAATTGCTGACGATATCTACGAGAGTAAGAAGAATTTCCCCGACGGTGATGAGCCACTACACTTTGTGCCCCTTTCATGTGGTCTCAGCTCCGCGGAGCGGCAGGCCCCCACGGGGATGACACCCACTGCGGTGACTGCGGAGACTGCGGCGACTGGGGCGACTGCGATGACTGCGATGACTGCGATGACTGCGACGACATCCACCGCGATAACCCCCCCTGATGCTGCCAACCTGTGGACCCCTCCCACGAATGGGAAAGAAACCACCGTGGAAGGAACAACAGGAGAGACACACTTAACGAACAAATTGAGCTTTCCAAAGTTGGAGCTCCctggggaggaggagaaagcACCCACGGAATGGGAACAACATATAGAAAACTCCAAAAAGGGATACGGAAAAAATGAGTcgaagggagaagaaatcTCAGCGGAAGTATATGATACCTCGAATTTAGCTAATTTCCAAAGTTTGAATCACTCAGATTGGCTAGCTCCTTTAGAAGAGAGGACAAAGAAAAGTGGCGCGCCCCTTCCAAGAGGTACCGATGGGGAAACACCCGATTGTAACTCTGCATCCCAAATGAGTTGCAAAATTGATTCGATCACACCGAAGgaggatttatttttaatgacaaaaacgaaaattaaCGGACTCAATGTTTACATGGATAATGATATTTTCGTGAACCTTCGAGACAAATCAGAAACGTTTGGTTCTCTATTGGAGGACACGAAGGAATACACAGAAAGGGCTAAAAGGGAGGAGTGTCTAGGAGGTTACTCTAATCTAGAATTAGTTGACCACTCGTTAGAGGTGCCATTTGAGAGAGGTTCTAACCAAAGGGAGGACgaaaaagtggaaggaaGTGCCGTCTCGCATAGGAGAACTGGGGATACTATCGATGTGGATGTTGAAGCTGAGGAGGACAAGCCTGTCGAAGGGGATCAACCGATTAATGATCAGCTTGACTCTTTAACCATTTCGAAGtgcaatataaaatttttggatcTTATTGaagagcaaaatgaaaaggccTTTAGCCCCGGGAAGCAAAACGGCGGAGAAGCCGGTTCTGCGTCTTGCGATAGGGTGGAGCGTGTGGCAGCTGAGGAGGGGACCCCCCCGAGTGACAAATGGAATGGCCTAGGAGATGCCACTGTGGTTAGTGTGCATGATGGGGTGAGTGAACAGTTGGGCAAAGAGAAAGGGGAGGGCAAAGAGGAGGgcaaagaggaggaggaagagcacGACAAAGAGGAGGATGAACAGGACGACGGACAGGAGAACGAACCGGTCGACGAACAGGACGACGGACAGTACGACAAACAGGACGACGAACAGGACGagggagggaagaaggagaaggacgaAGCCTCCATCCATGCCAACCTGAACGAAGCGGAAACGAAGGAAGAACTGGACGATTGTGCGCTCCCCGAGCAGGAGGTTGCACCGACCGATGATCCGAATGTTGCGCAGGATGTACCTCTCGTGGCGCAGGAAGTACCTCTCGTGGCGCAGGAAGTACCTCTCGTTTCGCAGGAACTACCTCATGTTGAGAAGGAACTACCTCATACCCACCATGCGGGTGGATCAAAGGACTGCAAAGGACTACTTAGTGAGGAAGGGGGAGAACAAACTAGCCCATATGGTAACCTAAAATGTGATCCCATGTGTGTAGAGCTAAATAAGTGCAACACATTGGTTGAAGAAAACAGAAAAGTGAATGAAGGTGTAGAGCTTATGATAaacattacaaaaaattcaaacgCAGTTGAGGACAGCTTGGCTGGTGAAGAAAAGGTTAATGCCGCTTGtcatgggggggaggaagctcTACATAGTGACGGCGTAGAGGTGAAGATGTCCAGGCCAGTGAACAGCTCCAAGGAGGGGACTTCTGATCAGATCAGCGGGTTGATCGAGGGGACTTCTGATCAGATCAACGGGTTGATCGAGGGGACTTCTGAGCAGATCAACGGGTGGACCAGCGAGTGGACCAGTGAGTGGACCAACGAGTGGGCGAACACGTCGATGCCCCCCACCCCAAATCATGCTACTGCAAAGCAGAATGACCAAGTTGATAAGCAAAACGACATCAACGTTGAGGTAAAAGCAGAAGGTGAATCACCCAGGAGCGCAGAGGGAGACACGAAAAAGTCACGAAAAGAATGCGACTTAAACCTTGATGAGTTAAATTTTTCGGATGTACTTGAATTTGACATAGATTCAAACAAGTTCAACGCGGAAGAGTTGGAGCAGTTTGAAAAGGACCTCCTGAATGCGTAG
- a CDS encoding NADH dehydrogenase (putative) has translation MSIKVRYNGVHSVVKNVKCIYENNREISTSRIYKNRKEKVVILGSGWGGIHFFINIDFKKYDVTLISPRSYFTFTPLLPCLCSGTLSAKVCTENVSTFLRKKGSSGKYLQLECTDIVPEESKVICKDNENNQVKIAYDYLIISVGAKTNSFNIKGVDKYAFFVKDVQGVMNIRKRFLEVLNICSKENISNEEKKQLLHVVVVGGGPTGVEVAGEFADFINNDVKRKYKNIFPFISVSIVEGGNNLLPTFTQNISDFTKKTFLNSNINVLTNYYVTEVDENTVCIQSSVDKNEKKKRIPYGILIWASGLAQTPLITNFLKKIPEQANNKILNVNGHLAVIGIREKNIYAIGDCKKIQPLQLHEHFSDVLNYFSSCSTTFSSDLLKSKAHELSKKFPQVSQSKWDYKKNKREQMDKHQFCDYLKQIDQNYKSPTPTAQNAKQEAYFLSNLFNTQMEKKGDENHFPSFVEKWKGSLAYIGSHQVVAHLPFFEIRGGLFSFTFWKMVYIQLLLTWRSRFAFILDFLRTKIC, from the coding sequence ATGTCGATAAAGGTCCGATACAATGGAGTACACAGCGTggtgaaaaatgtgaaatgcATATACGAGAACAACCGAGAAATTAGCACCAGCAGGATTTacaaaaacagaaaagaaaaggtggTGATTCTAGGGTCAGGATGGGGtggtattcatttttttataaatatcgattttaaaaagtacgaTGTGACGTTAATCTCTCCGAGGAGTTACTTTACCTTCACCCCTTTGCTTCCCTGTCTATGTAGTGGAACCCTGAGCGCCAAAGTGTGTACAGAAAATGTTTCCACTTttctgagaaaaaaaggatcctCAGGTAAGTACCTACAACTCGAATGCACAGATATAGTACCCGAAGAAAGCAAAGTAATATGCAAAGACAACGAAAATAATCAAGTAAAAATTGCATACGATTACTTAATAATATCTGTAGGAGCTAAGACCAACTCTTTTAATATTAAAGGGGTTGATAAGtatgccttttttgtaaaagatGTTCAAGGGGTAATGAACATCCGCAAGAGGTTCCTAGAGGTACTAAATATATGCTCTAAGGAGAATAtttcaaatgaagaaaaaaaacagctctTACATGTGGTAGTGGTTGGAGGTGGACCCACAGGAGTAGAAGTCGCAGGAGAGTTCGCTGACTTCATTAATAATGacgtaaaaaggaaatataaaaatattttcccattcATATCTGTGAGCATTGTCGAAGGAGGGAATAACCTACTCCCCACATTTACTCAAAATATATCCGACTTCACCAAAAAAACGTTTCTAAATTCAAATATTAACGTACTCACCAATTATTACGTAACAGAAGTAGATGAAAATACCGTATGCATACAATCTAGTgtagataaaaatgaaaaaaaaaaacgtatccCTTATGGTATACTTATTTGGGCTAGTGGATTAGCGCAGACTCCTCTCATTacgaattttttgaaaaaaatacctgAACAAGCTAACAATAAAATTCTGAATGTAAATGGACATCTTGCTGTGATCGGaattagagaaaaaaatatttacgctATTGGggattgtaaaaaaatacaacctCTACAATTGCATGAACATTTTAGTGACGTgctgaattatttttcttcttgctcCACGACCTTTTCTTCTGATTTGCTTAAATCCAAGGCACATGAATTGtccaaaaaatttccacAAGTTAGCCAATCTAAGTGggactacaaaaaaaataaaagagaacAAATGGATAAACATCAATTTTGTGATTACCTAAAACAGATAGACCAGAATTACAAGTCGCCTACTCCTACTGCTCAGAATGCTAAGCAGGAGGCCTATTTCTTGTCTAACCTTTTTAATACTCAGATGGAAAAGAAAGGGGATGAGAATCACTTTCCTTCTTTTGTTGAGAAATGGAAAGGATCCTTAGCCTACATAGGCAGCCACCAAGTAGTAGCTcacctccccttttttgaaattagGGGAGGGCTCTTTTCCTTCACCTTCTGGAAAATGGTCTACATACAATTGCTCCTGACGTGGAGATCTAGGTTTGCCTTTATTCTGGACTTTCTGCGTACCAAGATTTGC
- a CDS encoding ubiquitin conjugating enzyme (putative): MSIAKKRLAQERAEWRKDHPAGFSAKYSPMSDGKGLDIMKWICKIPGKKGGLWEGGEFPLTMEFTEDYPSKPPKCKFTTVLFHPNIYPSGHPHNASLTPNTGTVCLSILNEDEDWKPSITIKQILLGIQDLLDNPNPNSPAQAEPFLLYQQDRDSYEKKVKKQAMEFRPKD, encoded by the exons ATGTCTATTGCGAAAAAGAGGTTAGCACAGGAACGGGCGGAATGGAGGAAGGATCACCCCGCTGGATTTTCGGCCAAGTATAGCCCCATGAGTGATGGGAAGGGTCTCGACATCATGAAATGGATCTGCAAAATACCAGGCAAAAAG GGAGGTCTATGGGAAGGAGGCGAATTCCCGCTAACTATGGAATTCACGGAGGATTACCCCAGCAAGCCCCCCAAGTGCAAATTCACCACGGTATTATTCCACCCGAACATTTACCCATCAG GTCACCCTCACAACGCATCTCTTACCCCTAACACAGGAACCGTATGCTTGTCTATCCTAAATGAAGATGAGGATTGGAAACCCTCTATAACAATAAAGCAGATTCTGTTGGGTATTCAG GATCTGTTGGATAATCCCAACCCGAATTCGCCTGCACAAGCGGAGCCGTTTCTCCTGTACCAACAGGACAGAGACTCTTACGAAAAGAAGGTCAAAAAGCAGGCCATGGAGTTTAGGCCGAAGGACTGA
- a CDS encoding hypothetical protein (putative), protein MNSFFCEDTKEEEQLLQKITKVKEDILPKVILEIITNKCLSKRRFKGEEAKVKMEPHFSGQSLLRNKNHDGWSDHKDQAPNGEQSRAQLSGEIASGEIASGEITNGEMLNGEMLNAQLNAQLNTHIFTFHLKKNGRINADTFFIPYKSKKGEDVIREYTESYSYYDVYSPNIEKTNKLFHTNNNGRLCDVAPGGEQEVGVIRQKKKVKIKQEWEENAEEDQLPPGGFVEWSIQKSETTEEPPAEETPAEETPAEETPTEGPPHFTNANGDCRTNNMEKYLVHFRGRLFIGCNLIYSHFKCNTFLGTIQSRELDQGESSPIGEDDLYFVKKEIKTYNLIKSATYWKQDEYPDVSDPNVQKFLFLTVVPALCDYAEEGGEQAADVLTIAIAIATMLRLALQSTQNKTQIGIKHT, encoded by the exons ATGAACTCCTTCTTCTGCGAAGAcacgaaggaggaagaacagcTCCTCCAGAAAATCACCAAAGTTAAGGAAGACATATTACCCAAAGTCATCCTAGAAATTATTACCAACAAATGTTTATCCAAAAGGAGGTtcaagggggaggaagcgaaGGTCAAAATGGAGCCCCACTTTTCGGGGCAGTCCCTATTGAGGAATAAGAACCATGATGGGTGGAGTGACCACAAGGATCAggccccaaatggggaacagAGTCGCGCCCAACTGAGCGGCGAAATTGCAAGCGGTGAAATTGCAAGCGGTGAAATTACGAACGGCGAAATGCTGAACGGCGAAATGCTGAACGCTCAGCTGAACGCTCAACTCAACACGCACATATTCACCTTccaccttaaaaaaaatggacgcaTAAACGCAGATACCTTTTTTATACCCtacaaaagtaaaaagggTGAGGATGTCATAAGGGAGTACACGGAGAGTTATAGCTATTACGATGTGTACAGTCCGAATATCGAAAAGACAAACAAACTCTTTCACACGAATAATAATGGTCGCTTGTGTGATGTTGCACCAGGGGGGGAACAAGAGGTGGGAGTGATTCgtcagaagaaaaaagttaaaataaaacaggaGTGGGAAGAAAACGCAGAGGAAGATCAACTGCCTCCAGGCGGGTTTGTAGAATGGAGCATACAAAAAAGTGAGACAACGGAAGAACCTCCAGCAGAAGAGACCCCAGCAGAAGAGACCCCAGCAGAAGAGACTCCAACAGAAGGACCACCCCACTTTACAAATGCAAACGGTGACTGTAGAACAAacaatatggaaaaatatctTGTCCACTTTAGGGGGAGATTATTCATAGGATGTAATTTGATCTATTCTCATTTCAAGTGTAACACCTTTTTAGGCACCATACAGAGTAGAGAATTGGACCAAGGGGAGAGCAGCCCGATCGGAGAGGACGATCTCTactttgttaaaaaagaaataaaaacatacaacTTAATTAAAAGTGCTACTTATTGGAAGCAGGATGAATATCCGGATGTGTCCGATCCCAATGTCCAAAAGTTTCTCTTCTTGACGGTCGTGCCGGCGCTCTGTGATTATgcggaggaggggggggaacagGCCGCCGACGTTCT CACTATCGCCATCGCCATCGCCACCATGCTGCGCCTCGCCCTCCAATCCACGCAAAACAAAACGCAGATAGGAATAAAACACACGTGA